AGAAATGAGGCTGTTTACCCTACCTTTGGAGCTCTTTTTTAGCACATTTTTCATGAATGTGTGTTTACCCTACCAAAGTTTCGAAAGAATTGCAACATCCAAATAGCATGTCAAATTTGAAGTTCTAACATAGGtccaactgttggggaacgtagtaatttcaaaaatttcctacgcacacgcaagatcatggtgatgtatagcaacgagaggggagagtgttgtccacgtaccctcgtaggccgaaagcagaagcgttagcacaacgcggttgatgtagtcgtacgtcttcacgatccgaccaatcaagtaccgaacgcacggcacctccgagttcagcacacgttcagcccgatgacgtccctcgaactccgatccagccgagtgttgagggagagtttcgtcagcacgacgtcgtggtgacgatgatgatgttctaccgacgcagggcttcgcctaagcaccgctacagtattatcgaggtggactatggtggaggggggcaccgcacacggctaaaagatcaatgatcaattgttgtgtctctagggtgcccccctgcccccgtatataaaggagcaaggggggaggtgcggccggccaggagggggcgcgccaggaggagtcctactcccaccgggagtaggactccttccctattccttgttggattaggagaagagggggaaagaggtggaggagaagaaggaaaagggggggcgccgcccccctctccttgtcctattcggactaggggggaggggcgcgcggcccttgccctggcggcctctcctcttctccactaaggcccactatggcccattaacccctggggggttccggtaacccctccggtactccggtaaaatcccgatttcacccggaacacttccgatatccaaatataggcttccaatatatcaatcttcatgtctcgaccatttcgagactcctcgtcatgtccgtgatcacatccgggactccgaacaaccttcggtacatcaaaacatataaactcataatataactgtcatcgaaactttaagcgtgcggaccctacgggttcgagaactatgtagacatgaccgagacacgtctccggtcaataaccaatagcggaacctggatgctcatattggctcccacatattctacgaagatctttatcggtcaaactgcataacaacatatgttgttccctttgccatcggtatgttacttgcccgagattcgatcgtcggtatctcaatacctagttcaatctcgttaccgataagtctctttactcgttccgtaatacaacatcccgcaactaactcattagttgcaatgcttgcaaggcttatagtgatgtgcattaccgagtgggcccagagatacctctccgacaatcggagtgacaaatcctaatctcgaaatacgccaacccaacaagtacctttggagacacctgtagagcacctttataatcacccagttacgttgtgacgtttggtagcacacaaagtgttcctccggtaaacgggagttgcataatctcatagtcataggaacatgtataagtcatgaagaaagcaatagcaacaaactaaacgatcaagtgctaagctaacggaatgggtcaagtcaatcacatcattctcctaatgatgtgatcccgttaatcaaatgacaacccatgtcaatggctaggaaacttaaccatctttgatcaacgagctagtcaagtagaggcatactagtgacactctgtttgtctatgtattcacacatgtattatgtttccagttaatacaattctagcatgaataataaacatttatcatgatataaggaaataaataataactttattattgcctctagggcatatttccttcaccaacaTCATTCAAACATAGTACGTAGGTCCAACATCATTCAACAGAAATACAACATTATTCATAATGTTTCATAATTATTCATAAATAGCGTTGGGGCTTCTGTTTGATCCTTGAGCTTCTTGCCATCACTTTGCTCCTAGTGCACCTTGTGCTCATTGCTTCTTCTCTTGGTTGTCGCTTCCTTGCGTGTCTTCTTCAAACCTACCGCAGAGCTGTACAAAACATAAAGGGTAATGAGATCATGTCAAGTGATAAATGTACAGTAGTATTTTCAAGATTTACATACCTAGCAGAACTCACAATGACAGAAGGTTGGTCACCATTTGGATCCTCACTTGGATCATCATTTGGAGCCTCGtttggagcctcacttggatcaccatttggagcctcacttgaATCATCATTTGGAGGATATTTTGGATCATCGTCAAAATCATGCGGCTGTTGACTATCATCATTTGGAACCTCGTCAAAATCCTCATCTGATGCAACCTGCTGTTGACCATCATGTTCATCATTTGTTGCGGCAACCGGCTGCTGACCAATATTTCCATCGAAGCCTTCATCGAAACACTCTCCGAACGCTGGATCTACTGTGTTATCACAATACTTACTGAAATGACCAGACCCACCACACCTTGTGCACTTACGCTTCCTCGCTCCAAGTCCAGCTCCTTCGCTGCGAGGTCTGATTCGACTCTTCCTTGGTCTACCTGCTGCTCTCTTCAGAACTGTAGCGCAAAGCTTGAATCCAGGGTCCACTATGTCCCATTGTTGTTTTCCCTCCATAGCAGGCAAGGCATACGCATATGTGGCTTTAAACCTTGCAACAGAGTAGTAATCATGCACATACTGATGTATGTTCCCTGCTGGACCTGGGAGAGAAGTGATGAAAAACAAGGCATGAATGCATGGCAACCCAGTTATCTGCCATTGCCTACAACTGCAAGTTCTAGCTTCTAAATCCACTGGATATCTCCATTCCCTCTTCTCTTTATCCAAATATGATATCTCTGCTGTGGTACCCGAGCAAAGGGTCATGTTCATTTCCAAGCCTGTTGTTTTCTGCTTCAGTTCATTCATCACGGCAGAGATGAGAATGTGGCCCATGAATTTTGCATCGGCTATTGCTGCACGATAATGAATTTTTGCATGTATTCTATCCTTATCCTGTCAAGCAAATCCACCACATAATGACCCTTTAGTTTCCGGATTGTTGAGTTGAAAGACTCTGCTAGATTATTGTGCACATAGTCAACTTTGCTCAGTTCACTGAATTGGCTTCTGGCCCATAACTTGGAGTGGTGTGTTTCCAAGCATTCCTTCACTTTGGGGCTCGTGTATAACTGCCTCAAGTGGTAGTTGTGCTTCTTCACACTGCAAGTCAAAGATGCTGGCCATAAATTGTCGGTATACACCTTTCCTTTGAATCTCTTCACAAAATTTGCAGCAAGGTGACGCATGCATTCCCTGTGCTCTACTCCAGTGAACACATTGTCCACGACCACTTCTAAACCTTTGCAGGCATCTGTATGAATTACCAACCTATTGGGATGTGCAATAGCCCGGTGCAGATTATGCAAAAACCAAGTCCAGCTAAGACTCTGTCTCCAGCACACCGTACGCAACTGGAAATACAAAACTGTGTGCATCAACTGCACAAGCTGCTACTAACTGTCCTTTAAACCTCCCTGTGAGAAAAGTAGCATCAATAGCCAAATAAGACCTGCAGCCTGCCAAAAAACCCCGACGACAAGCCTCAAAGAAGACAAAAACCCTCCTAAAGCATTCCTTGGTCTTTGTCACTCCCCTGAATGTGTAATCCACGGTGTGGTggtcaatatctacaatactaccTAGGCTGGTCCTCTCCACTTCACCTTTGAATGAATACAACAATTGAAAACTTTCCTGCCAGTTACCATAAAAAGAATCCATAGCATGTTGTTTACCATTAAACAACCTCATGTATGGTAAATCTATCTTGACCTTGTCTTCGATGTTCTTCTGCAATTCCTTTGGACCCACTTGCTGGTTTTCTTTCACCCACTTCTTTACTTCTTCTGCCACCCACCTTGACTTGGCTCTACTGATTGTGTCCTTCCTAAGGGTTGATTCCTGGCATGTGTGCTTAAAAGGGTTCAATTTGACCTGAACATTCGTGCTATTTCGCATTTTAGATGCGAGCATCCTCCATGGACAACCCTTAGTCGGACAGTGCACTCTGTAACATACTTGATCGCTCTTCTCAACTTTGAAAGTACGTTCTATCTTGATGCAGTATGTCACAAGTGCATTTCTACACTCACTCATGGATGCAAAAACGGTACCTTCTTCCATATGAGGGTTCAAAGGGTCCCATTCAACAGCTGCAAGGTCTTCGTCCTCACCCACCACGTCATCATCCACACAGACTGCATTGTGAGCCTCATCTTGGTTTTCAGCCTGAGGTGCCCGTCGTAAATTCTGAATAACATCAGAATATAGCTTCTCTTCATCAACCCCAGAATTGTAGGCATCAGGCTCCACTTCAAGCGGGACCCTACTGCCGGTGCCCACGCTTGTCGAGCCACCACGTCGCAGTGCACTAACTGAACTGTTCTGGCTAGAGCTGCCATTACGACAACTTGGTTCTGCCCGAGAAGTTGCACCAGCCATCCTAGGTCTAAATGCCTGCTCAAGCACATCAATTTGCAGCCTCACATGAAAATTCTCTTTCTCCTTATGCCTAGCAAACATGGTAGCCAGCTCTTCATCATTACTAATTGTCACCCATTTCTTTTCCCCATCGTAGTATTTGTATTCCACTTCATCAAGCAAACTCCAAGGATATTGGCTGCAAATTACCTCCCCAAATTGTCTGAAACTCCAATTACAAGCCATTGGCAACAGATAATCGAAACCTCCTTGGAATTTCTTCTTATTCTTTGCATTCAACATGTACCGTCCCTTCTAATGTGCACCAAGAAAGCGAACCTCAACTCCATCCTAACCGATGAAAAACAGAGACGCAATCAGCACACTAACCGGGCAAATCGACTGTTCAAATGCACAACTAAGCTCAATCTAAACAGGAGGCGTGACTTACCCCTCTGGAACCCAGTCGTGGACGCGAAGGATCTCCGGCCCGATGCCTGCCTCGCCAAATACTCTGGGGTCGTCGCCGCTCGCCATTTCGCCCTAGGGTTCACCCTCGTACTTCCTCTGTGTGCACCAGCCCCCCACCTATCAGCGCTCCGGCCGGGTGTACGGAAGGAGGCCACGCCGCGGGTCGAGCAGGTGGCGGGCGTCCCACCCGTGGCATCGATGGAAGGTGGCGAGCAGAGCAGATAGCGGTGGAGCAGGATGGCCGCGGCAGCGCAGCTGGTGGCGGCGGCCGGACGACGGACGGGACAGAGTGGGCGCCGAGTGCATCGGTTAGAACCCTAGGATTGATTTGGGGATTTTGTTgcacggtcccacatgtcagctcCGGATCCACGtccatgcggtcccacgtgtaaGCTCCGGACCCACTACCACTAACGCCGGCGGACGGAATGGACTCAAAATTGCTCGTTTGGCCTCGTCATAGTCGTTGCGCACAGTctaggggcaaaactgagcacgATTCACAACTGAGGGTAAAACTGAGCACATGGACACCACTGAAGGCAAAAGGATGATTAACCCTAAGTTTAACGCTTTATGTGATCTAGGGGCTAGTGTGTCTACTATCCTGAAATCTTTATATAATAAACTCAATGTTGGTCCTTTTGTTATAAGTGAAATAAAATTAAACTAGGCTGATTCCACTTATACGCAAGCAGTAGGTATTAAGAATGGTGTTATTGTTCAACATTATGGATGCCCTGCTCTGATTGATATAGCTGGAGTGGATATGCCTAAGGATCACATTGCTCCGATTATACTCGGTAAACCCTTTTTAAGGACTACAAAAGCTATTGTCAATGTCTACGAGGGGAATGTAAGATTTGATCTTCCCTCTCGAGATCCTTTTGCCAAACACTTTCCCAGGAAGGAAAAATCCAAGGTTTACGTTGGTGATGGGATCACCTTGAATGCTAGAAGCCAAGGTATGGTTGTACTCATGCCAAAATACAAGTAGTTGTCAACGCGGTCGAGCTTAATGACCGTAAGCAAAGCGCTTTATGGGAGTCGGCCCATGTGAATAAGGGTTAGAAAGAGTTTTCGTTTGTTTGTTTGTGTCTTAATAAAAGAGTGAttgaagaagaggagaagaagaaaggtaTTTATCGCCTCCGATTGAACAGGTCCTCCTGACGCCACCGCTTGTTTGACTCGGACAGACCCTCCTCATGCCGCCGCTTGTTTGACTCGGACGGGCCGACCGAGGTTTCGACTTTCTCTTTTTTCTTGTTGACTTCAATGACATCCGTTGTATCAATAGGGGCGGCCATATCCGAGGGATTGGATATTGTCGTGATTTTCCTAAAAATGGCAGTACCTTTTCTTGTTTCATGAAAAGAAAAGGAAGACAGCTTTGTATGGAAAAAAGTAAagttgagagagagaggggggtagTAAGTGGGCTGAGATGGGCATGCATGTGATTTCCATCCATACTGCGCAGAGCGTTCGTCTTCATACGAGTTAGCGTTGTCAACACAAAAATTCATCGGCCATGTCCTAAAGTCATCACACGGTCTTTCCTTCAAAAAAAAAGTCATCACACGGTCTGAGAGGAAGTCGAACCTAGAGGCAAGTTGTTGGGAAGGCGTGGACCCACACTTATAGTGAGCAAAAAATGTTTTGACTCCTAATAAAACATCAAATCAATAGTTACATGATGCAATTCGAACTCAAGCAAATTCATTTTTTTCATGTATATTCGACTTTGCGTTGTACTCCACTTTGCAccaattttcaaatttgatccTTCCATGCCGTGTTTTGAATAACAAAAATATATAGCTCGTCTTTCCCTCCCTCTATCGGTTTGGGGACCAAGCCACCCAGCCTCGTCGATGTTGATTTAAAAATTCTTATACGCAAATTACAGTGTAAAGCTAAATTACTCACGCTGGTTACGAGATGCAATTTCAAACGTTTCCTTTTGTAGAAGAAATTTGCAAGCTTCGCCACGgcaaaaaaagaagagaaattTGCTATCAATTCTTTCTGAAACGGAAAAGGCAGCGGGATTTGGAATTTACTCGACACTTAATGAGTAGTAACATTAATTCCCATTGCCATACGTACCGTCGCCGCCTGCCTCGGCGGAGTCGCCGATAAAACCCGGCGCCGGCCGGCCGGCAGCTGTTGGCCGCATCCATGCCACCCTGCCGCCAGCCCGCTCCTCTCCTCGCCCAGCCTGCTCCGCTCCCATCCAGTGCCTAGAAGCCGGGGATTCGTCCGTCGATAAACCTGTACTGTACCGGCCGTCTGCCATGGCTTCGGAGCCGGTGCTCGGGAAGCTCAGCGTCCGCGTCGTCCGAGGCCACAACCTCGTCGTCGCAGACCCACTCACCCACACCAGCGACCCCTACGTCGTCCTCTACTACGGCTCCCAGGTCAGACCATCATCTCTTATCTTCTTCCCAGTCCTTGACGTAGGAGCCGTACGTGTGTCGCCGCCGGCGGCCGGCTGCTGAGCGCCCCGTGGCCAAGGTCGCAGCAACGACCCAGGGCATAAGTTATGGCCGCGTGGGATCGGGTTCAGGGCGGGTGTCTATCTTCTCCAAAATCGATTTGTGCTCGCAAGATGTTCGATAGATGAACAAGTTTCTGACAGCTATTAATTCTTTGAATTTAAGCTAATAAATGTAAGCATGTTTGGCATGATGATTGATATGAATCAGACTGTAGTTCGTCCCAGCTTTTTTTTAGATAAGAGGCATATTGCCCGGCTGTAGCGATCTGAAGCCCTTACAGAGTGCACACTTAAGGTTCGCGAGAAACGGAAGTACCAAAGAATTAGTTGAGTGAATTAGTTCTTGTTTATCTCCTCGTGGAATTGTTGTTTGCCTTTGATAGAATTAGTTGAGTGCTATATATTAATTTCGGACAGTGGAGTAGTAAACTGTAATTTCTGCAGTTAACTTACAGTTTCTGTAACATGGACAGATATCCTGTTTCTCACCATTACTGCTAATTTCATTATCTCTGCGTTACTGAAATTTTATTTCCTCATGGTGTAGAAGGTGAAGACTAGCGTTCAGAAGAAAAATGTCAATCCTTTATGGAATGACGTACTGGTGCTCCCTGTCACAAATCTTACAAAGCCGGTGAAACTTGTAAGTCTCCTGTTTGAGTTTCTTCATCAAGTAAACTCTACTAGAACTTTGCGTGTGTGTGTAACCCGAAGTTGAAAGAAACTTCAATATTTGTTACATACAGTAGTATTTTCACAAATTTCTTAAATAAGCCCCCAAAAAACGATCGCATAGAATTTTCTTCTGAGCTGAAACATGAAAGATAGGGGTTCCTTTTACACCGTAGGTCCACAGATGGTTCGCAAAGTTATTAAATGAACGAGCTACTTATATATCCAACTGGCAAAAACATTATGCAGGAGGTTTTTGATGCGGACACATTCACCGCGGATGACAGCATGGGAGTGGCTGAGTTCAGCGTAACTGACATCTACGACGCCGCGAAGCTGGATCTAAAGCATGCCTCTGACGGAACCAGGATCAAGACCATCTACCCGGTTGGCGCAAACTACCTTGGCGGCGAGAGCCACGTGTCGTGGAAGAATGGCAAGGTCGTCCAGGACTTGATTCTGAAGCTGAAGAACGTCGACAGTGGCTCCGTCGTGCTGCAGCTGGAATGGGTTCACGTCGTCCCTGGTGTTACGCTTTAAGCTGAGCCCGGCCGAATGTTATCGCAACCTTGTTTGATGAAGCTGCAGCTATGGTTGGTTCCTGTTCCTTGTGTCAGATGTGGTAGCAATTTGTGGATGTTGTGGTTTGACAGTGCATGTGGTGTGTGTGCGCGTTATTGACTTCAGCTTGATGTGTGCACTGTATTTCTAGTACTGTGGTTGAGGAGTTTGTGCTTGAAGTCGAACAAATAAGAGACACCGTCTGTGATCAACTGCACCAAGAGGTGTATTTTAAAGATTCAGAGCTTAAATTGAAGTGATCGGCTGGTAATTAGTTTACGTAAATTTCGACCCGGAAGACTGTAAAATTAGAAATGTAGTATATTTTATAAGGAATTGAGTATTCGGGTGTTTGGTTTCACGCATCGTTGGGTGGGCTCACAGAACAATCAAAAACAAAGAACAACGAACAAAGACAACACAAACTAAAATCTTTAAGGACGGGCTCGCAGGCCCTTGGCACCGGCAAGGTTCCATTGCTTGTGCTCTAACTAACTTGTCGACCATGGACTGTAGTGTGGCCGCATTGGCCCAGAAATTATGCCCTTTCCAGCTGGGCCAAGCTCCCAAGAAGAGTAAGTTGTAACCTTCAAAAGAAACACAgtaagtttttttttcaaatcgGGCTACTGCCCTTTCCATTACTTTCATAACGTAAATTGTTGGAAATGTGTCTTAGAGTCAATAATTATTATTTAATTATTTCTAAGTTTATGATTAATATTTATGTTCTATGTTAACTGATATGGCTATCGAGTCTACGATAACCAAGAGGCTCACAGAAAAACTCATATGATTAATCTTTTGGTATGTATCGTGTTTCTCCCTTTGTTGCATGGTTTTCCTTGGGGTTTTCCCCTTTCAGATTTGTAGGTTCTGTAATCTGGAGTCAGTTTAAAAACTGTTGCCCTGATTATTGTAAATATCTGAAGTGATTGATGTTGCTAGTGGTGGTCGAGAGCTGGGCCGCACCCCGGTTGCTCACCATTGGTTTGAATTTGCAGTATGCTGCAGCAGTTTGGTTATTTTGGTTCTGGTTTGTAAGCTAAATTTGTAATGGTATCTTTTAATGGAAATCAGGAGCAACCCCTTTTACAAAAAAAATGATGTGGAGGATTTGGGTCAGTCGGGACGTGCGAGTTTTCCGCCAATATACTATCTGATTTCACTTTATGAGCAGACCGACTTCGAGCAGCTGAAATAAAAGCTCACACTGGGCTGTGCCGCGATTTtgtcttcttcttttctttttgccCTTCACCTTTTGAGCCATCATCAAAGATTGGAGCTACAACACACATTTCAGGGGCTCGACAACACACAAAAAGCTGTTGATGTAATTGCAACCACATAAAAGAGCTCATCTATATGTCGTCTTCATAGATATACATGATACAGTTAACTAGTTTCAGTACTAAACAGTACACATACGTACACATACACACACTATGTATTGGTGTGATGCCATCCTGTTGGTGGCACTCTGTCGCAGACAAAGTGTATGAAAACCTCATTCAGAGGCGCAACAAGACACACAGAGAAAAGGTCATCTGATATATCGGCTTCATACATACTACATGGACATGATACAGTTAAGTACTTCGTTTCTATACACTAGCACACGTATAAGTATTATATATATGTATACACTGTATGTTGACGTCATGCCATCCTGCCTGCATATGTACATCTTGTCTTGTACTACTAGAGTCTCCTCTCTATCTGTATCGTAGACTAACTGTATCAAAACTTGGTCCCCAGCTCGCTAGATGGCGACTAGAGTTCGTCTGAGCTTCGTCTAATTTCCTGGACCCTTTGTCGCAACCTTCTCCTGTGGTCTTGGATTTTCCATAGCCCGTGGCCAAGGACCACCGCGGAGTATATGCCGTGGGTGATCATCGGCGCCAGAATGTTGCCCGTCTGCATCCATCGCGTCGCGAatcagatatatatatatatatatatatatatatatatatatatatatatatatatatatatatatatgtgtgtgtgtgtgtgtgttagccAATTAGATAATCCATCATCAGGAGACCATGTTGACGATGCCTCATTCAGTAAATGGATCAGTAAATCTATGTAAAGTAGCTAGAGAAGTAACTAAAATGGTTACCTGGATCCATTCGAAGCCGAGGTAGAAAGCCAGGATGCCTTCCAGGAGAGGTGAGTATATCTTCCTCATCTGCCGCCGTTGGTACCAAGCTGGAAGTTCAAAAAGAATCATGTTACTACATCATCTCTGTTTTCACACATCTTATACCTCTTGTTAGTGAATGCGGGATAAGAGAATACACACATAGAAACACACCTGAAAACAGTTTCTTCATATTCTGTCGCCCGGCGTGCGAGCGCATGACCGGTGTCACCACATAGGTAGGGTCTGAAATAATAACACGGCAAGAGATGGGCTCAATTTCATCTGAAACAACAGCAAGCATGTTACGGAATCGGCGGGTTCAGTTACCTTTGGGGGCGGTAGCGATGTAGTAGAGGGACCCCGTGAGCgcggcggtgatggcggcggCAAAGGTTTGCGCGAACGGCACAAATGGAGGCACCATTCCACTCTGCAGATATATATCAACAAAAAGAAGCAAGTACAGTTAACTACAGTTATGTTCATCAGTCAAAACAGATGAACTGAACTGAACTGAAGAAAATCAAGTGCAATTTAAGTCACAATCAGTACATACCAAGGACACAATCCCTCGGGCATCTTTCATCAGCTCCGTGCCTCTCAGGAATATATCGGCCAATGCTCCCTGCAATTTTCATCAATTGATTCAGCTTCAAACTATACTGAAAATGAGATATAATTTCTTTCTCATTTTAGATGAAAAATGGGGAATATAATCAGTGGCATCGATCAATCAATCATCTGCACTCGAGCAATAAATAGTTACCTGCACGGCGGCGCGGTAGAAGAGCTCCTCGCCGACGGAGCTGGCGGCGACGACGAGGATGAACTGCCAGGGGGACATGCCGGCGAAGAAGGTGCGGAGCTCCTCGTCCTCCACGTCGCGGATGGCGCGGGCGTGGGGCGAGTACTTGACCACCTCGTCGTCCAGGATGAAGAGCAGCGCCATGATGGGCGGCGACGCGTAGCCGAGCCCCTCCACCAGCGCCGTCAGCGAGGGGTGGAACCCGCCGGAGGAGTCGATGCCGGCCATGTCGCAGATCGCCCGCCCCGCCAGCGCCATGCCCGCGTAGATGCCGATGCCGTAGCTGAGCCTCACCACGGCGCCCAGCTTCTCCCACATGGCCAGCTCCGCGTCGCGCGCCCCTCCGAACCCGTCCGCGGCGCCGACGACGGCCGGCACGTCGACGACGGGAGGCCCATCAGCGGCAAGGCGACCGGCCGGCCGCCCCGGCTCGACGCCGTCCCCGCCGCCATGGTGCGCCCCGGCGCGGAGCCTccaggcgccggcgccggcgcggaGGGCCCGCGCCGGCGTGATGCCGATGGAGCAGTGGGTGTAGGAGGAGCAGCTGAAGCTACATGGCGCCGCCAGCTCCATTAACCAACGGAGCACCTAGCTAGCAAGCAAGCTCCGGTCGACGGCGTCCTccctcccctcctctcctc
This genomic window from Aegilops tauschii subsp. strangulata cultivar AL8/78 chromosome 4, Aet v6.0, whole genome shotgun sequence contains:
- the LOC109742944 gene encoding uncharacterized protein; translation: MELAAPCSFSCSSYTHCSIGITPARALRAGAGAWRLRAGAHHGGGDGVEPGRPAGRLAADGPPVVDVPAVVGAADGFGGARDAELAMWEKLGAVVRLSYGIGIYAGMALAGRAICDMAGIDSSGGFHPSLTALVEGLGYASPPIMALLFILDDEVVKYSPHARAIRDVEDEELRTFFAGMSPWQFILVVAASSVGEELFYRAAVQGALADIFLRGTELMKDARGIVSLSGMVPPFVPFAQTFAAAITAALTGSLYYIATAPKDPTYVVTPVMRSHAGRQNMKKLFSAWYQRRQMRKIYSPLLEGILAFYLGFEWIQTGNILAPMITHGIYSAVVLGHGLWKIQDHRRRLRQRVQEIRRSSDEL
- the LOC109742973 gene encoding protein C2-DOMAIN ABA-RELATED 8-like, translated to MASEPVLGKLSVRVVRGHNLVVADPLTHTSDPYVVLYYGSQKVKTSVQKKNVNPLWNDVLVLPVTNLTKPVKLEVFDADTFTADDSMGVAEFSVTDIYDAAKLDLKHASDGTRIKTIYPVGANYLGGESHVSWKNGKVVQDLILKLKNVDSGSVVLQLEWVHVVPGVTL